In Nitrospira sp., one genomic interval encodes:
- a CDS encoding DUF3365 domain-containing protein has protein sequence MRRALPWMLAGLAAGMGLLVVLPTRATDPPPASRASLPFQTILELERTARLLAILLDSGRAVVNDNQTLLDDPAKGDKGFTSDVFERQLIDMFRGRSGVDLREVETGTLSPRSRRLLKELVAVSKQVVEDAQANLNRSGAGYKGFIPAVFGERVAARFTAKTGVRLKQTALVPRNPANRPDAYEQVALEAFADAAYPREQVISEIAAAGAALRLMFPLYATRHCLDCHGQPKGERDRTGYPREGLVLGQNAGAISVVLPVVP, from the coding sequence ATGCGACGTGCTCTACCGTGGATGCTAGCTGGTCTTGCCGCGGGAATGGGATTGCTCGTGGTGCTCCCGACCCGAGCGACCGATCCCCCGCCCGCTTCTCGCGCATCGCTCCCTTTTCAAACCATCCTAGAGTTGGAACGGACGGCCCGGCTGCTGGCGATTTTGCTCGATTCCGGCCGGGCGGTCGTGAACGACAATCAGACCCTCTTGGACGATCCCGCCAAGGGTGACAAGGGGTTCACGTCGGACGTGTTCGAGCGCCAATTGATCGACATGTTCCGGGGCCGTAGCGGGGTTGATCTGCGTGAGGTCGAGACCGGCACCCTCTCGCCCCGAAGCCGGCGTTTGCTCAAGGAACTGGTCGCCGTGAGCAAGCAGGTCGTCGAAGACGCCCAGGCGAACCTCAATCGGAGCGGGGCCGGTTATAAGGGATTCATCCCCGCGGTATTCGGGGAGCGGGTGGCGGCCCGGTTCACGGCCAAGACCGGGGTACGGCTGAAACAGACGGCGCTGGTTCCGCGAAATCCTGCCAATCGTCCTGATGCGTACGAACAGGTGGCCTTGGAGGCCTTTGCCGATGCGGCCTACCCACGGGAACAGGTGATCAGCGAGATCGCCGCCGCCGGCGCGGCGCTACGGTTGATGTTCCCGCTCTATGCGACCAGGCATTGTCTGGATTGCCACGGACAGCCGAAAGGCGAGCGCGATCGTACAGGCTATCCTCGTGAAGGCCTGGTATTGGGGCAGAATGCTGGGGCGATCAGTGTGGTCTTACCGGTGGTGCCATGA